A stretch of the Macaca mulatta isolate MMU2019108-1 chromosome 16, T2T-MMU8v2.0, whole genome shotgun sequence genome encodes the following:
- the LOC144335450 gene encoding uncharacterized protein LOC144335450, protein MTLSCGRGGRWVARGGPGRRRSHRTVAKEGEEQGHTEWGQLGRGPRGHEGRSGSRNSEFQGRKGGSSGETVAATVSHCRDPAVCRPGTRGGAAAAPGARVLRSPERLPALPCRLRLHPDSAHRVSAVGFGSLVGSRVGRAGVAGLSPTPRAPPGGCAH, encoded by the coding sequence ATGACCCTGTCCTGTGGCCGGGGTGGCCGCTGGGTGGCGAGGGGAGGCCCGGGCCGACGGCGGTCCCACCGCACTGTCGCGAAGGAAGGCGAAGAACAGGGCCACACTGAGTGGGGACAACTGGGCCGCGGGCCCAGAGGACACGAAGGAAGGTCCGGGAGTAGAAATTCCGAGTTTCAGGGAAGAAAAGGTGGCTCGAGTGGGGAAACCGTGGCAGCAACGGTCTCTCATTGCCGGGACCCCGCCGTGTGCCGGCCAGGGACGCGAGGGGGCGCTGCTGCCGCGCCAGGGGCCAGGGTCCTGAGGTCGCCTGAGCGCCTCCCGGCCCTGCCCTGCCGGCTCAGGCTACACCCGGACTCTGCCCACCGTGTTTCCGCCGTCGGCTTCGGGTCCCTGGTGGGCTCGCGGGTGGGAAGAGCCGGGGTGGCGGGACTTTCGCCGACACCCCGCGCCCCGCCTGGTGGCTGCGCACACTAG
- the CHCT1 gene encoding CHD1 helical C-terminal domain containing protein 1: protein MEASDGQGGEGDKPLEKVTNVPCLETSSSTSPARDSLMRHAKGLDQDTFKICKEYLRPLKKFLRKLHLPRDLPQKKKLKYMKQSLVVLGDHINTFLQHYCRAWEIKHWRKMLWRFVSLFSELEAKQLCRLYKYTKSNQPAKFLVAFCASDAPERSLLADQEDSLPKLCDAWGLHGNISGVKERLSKMQAPGQGSPLPGEPRSQDHVKRDSLRELSPKPKLKRRRIKEAPETPETDP from the exons ATGGAGGCCTCAGATGGGCAAGGGGGTGAAGGGGACAAGCCACTAGAGAAG gtGACGAATGTGCCATGCCTGGAGACAAGCTCCAGCACCAGCCCTGCCAGAGACTCGCTCATGCGCCATGCCAAGGGCCTGGATCAGGACACCTTCAAAATT TGTAAAGAATATCTAAGACCACTAAAGAAGTTCCTGCGAAAGTTGCACCTGCCCAGGGACCTTCCCCAGAAGAAGAAGCTGAAGTACATGAAGCAGAGCCTTGTGGTCCTAGGGGACCACATCAACACCTTTCTGCAGCATTACTGCCGAGCCTGGGAAATCAAACACTGGAGAAA GATGCTCTGGCGGTTCGTCTCCCTCTTCTCAGAGCTGGAAGCAAAGCAGCTTTGCCGACTTTACAAGTACACCAAGAGCAACCAGCCGGCCAAGTTCCTG GTGGCATTCTGCGCCTCGGATGCACCGGAGAGATCCTTGCTGGCCGACCAGGAAGACAGTCTGCCGAAGCTCTGCGATGCCTGGGGACTGCACGGCAACATCAGTGGTGTGAAGGAGCGGCTGTCCAAGATGCAGGCCCCGGGTCAAGGGAGCCCCCTGCCCGGGGAGCCAAGATCCCAGGATCATGTCAAGAGAG ATTCTTTAAGGGAGCTTTCTCCAAAACCAAAACTCAAGAGAAGGAGAATAAAGGAAGCCCCAGAAACTCCAGAGACTGACCCATAA